DNA from Coffea arabica cultivar ET-39 chromosome 10c, Coffea Arabica ET-39 HiFi, whole genome shotgun sequence:
tttatttttattgttatctttatttttttaaaattgtttaaatgaaatcatttttacttaattggttttcttttgtaggaaattaaagaaaggaaaagaaagaaaatggaagtgaaaaaaaaattagagttttgcacaaaaaaaaaaaatcaaagatgaatttttggataaatgaaattttttggaaagatatttgggcccaatgggtacccaagtatttcccagTATTTTCTATCAAATAATGGGTATAATTGGGATGCAtcccattttaaacccaatatcaaattacaatacccatcccgcccaaagtccTTTTGAGCATGGGTAGtccattgggacttgggacagaTTGCCACCTCTAACTATTATACTCCTTTCATTATTAGtttgatatttttatttttatttttcatctaTTCTGCATTATAGTCTAAGAATATAGTTAACTTgtaatttctctaaaatattCTTATTATTGTACTTTATCATCAATGAGTAGATTCATTAATTACTTGGATTCATGTCTTCAATGATTCAACTTTTTATAGAATTGTTATTGTAATTAATGTAAAAATATAGTGATTAGACATACACTTAAAATTaatgtaaaaatatttttaaaaaaataatagattagatttatttttttaaattgtatttaaaaaaatcagAACTATCAAAATAGATGGAAGGAGCATTCTcctgtttggaaaaaaaaaaaaagtcttgcaTGATCAAAATTAATTAAGATTAAGATTGGTTCCCCTGTCCCCATCAGCTTGAATCTCCTACCACTCTGTACTTGCTTCATTTTAAAGTTTCGCGAAGACAGATCACTATTGTTGAATTTAATAAGGGAGAGCTAATTTTTGGTGTCCTATGTTACTAGCTGGCTCAATAAATAAGCTTTCATCTCAAGTGGCAGACGACAACTTCTGCAGGAACATCAGTCACAAAAGCTGGTAAAACACAGTACTACTCTCATTATATCTGTCCATTGTGGGGTTCCGTTGATTTCCGATCAAGTAGAGCTTGCTTCTACAGATCCATTTCCTAAATCCATACATCAAATTTTTCAGCTCAAGCCAGAAATTTATATCCGCTTttatctcttcttttctctttagttttcagggaaaaagaaaaggtcaaaaaaaaagaaaaagcgaaGAAGAAAATAGGATCTCCATGAGACCCAAGACTCAATACCCCACCGGCCTTAAGCTCATTTTGATATGCTTATTAGGTCttctccttcttttcttggtgcTCAGATCAAGTTTCTCATCATCTCAGCTTCAAAATTCATCTCTGATTTCAGCAATTTATCCATCAAACATCAttgcatcatcatcatcaccagAAACTTCTCAAGAACAAAGCCAGTCGAGTACTGCTACTACTTCCAATGATTGTCCCCCTACAGAAACTCTAGTTCCAACTTGCACCAAAATCTCACCATCTCTAGCAAATGCAATTGTCCATTATGCAACCTTAAACATCACACCCCAACAAACCTTCAAAGAAATCTCTGTTTCCCTACGAGTACTGGAGAAAAAATCACCCTGCAACTTCTTGGTCTTCGGATTAGGCCACGACAGCCTAATGTGGACGGCCCTCAACCACGGCGGCCGCACCGTATTCCTCGAAGAAGACAAGTCCTGGATCGAGCAGGTCCAAAGACAACTACCAAATCTTGAATCTTATCATGTAACCTATGATACTAAGGTAACTCAAGCTGATGAGATCATGGAAGTTGGGATGAGAGAAGACTGCAAAGTGGTGGGTGATCCGAGATTTTCTAAATGTGGCCTTGCTCTGAAGGGGTTCCCAAGTGAAGTTTATGATATGGAATGGGATTTGATCATGGTGGATGCTCCCACAGGGTGGCATGATGAGGCACCTGGAAGAATGACTGCTATTTACACTGCAGGATTGATGGCTAGGAATAGAGAAAGTGGTGAAACTGATGTTTTTGTTCATGATGTTGATAGAGACGTGGAGGATAAGTTCTCAAAGACTTTCTTGTGTGAAGGATACTTGAGAGAACAAGAAGGAAGGATAAGGCATTTCACCATTCCTAGCCACAGAGCTCGTTTAGGTAGACCTTTCTGTCCATAGATCTCCATCCCATCTCTCActcttttaaatttcttttttttattatttgggTTAATTGGGGGCTATTTTGCGTTGTTTGAGAATTCACGAATTCCACTGTGGATTGAGGGAATGACAAATCAGGGGTGGATTTCATGGAATAGCCAAAGCATTTGTGCTTTACCCATTTGTATGCATTCGTTTTAATTTGCCTAATAATTAATAAACATATACGAATTCTttctattttattcttttgagcAGCATTAAGGTGGATGAGTTTTTGGTTTTCTTGAGGGATTTTTAGTTCCTTTAAGAATTTCAattatcaagtttttttttttattggttttAAATCTGGCTGTCTTGAATGACATTATTGTTCAAAAGGCAATCATGGTGATTTgcgaattttggtaattttttagAAGTTGTTATTTACTCGTTAGTTCTATTTGACACTCTACCTGTTTCTACCTAACGAGCCAAAGATGATGGGATCGTGTCTTATACGATCTGCAACAAATGTTAGTTCACCTCTCCCCAACGACCCCTCCTTTATTGTCTTTAAttctaaaggaaaaaaataaaatttagaaaacATGACCAGTCTAGACCTGGCTTCAATTACAACGAAAATTTTCACAATATGGCCTGTAGAACTCGAAGTTTTTTGGGCTTGAAAAATtgcaataatatatatatatcttgccAAAGAGAAGACACTAAACTATACtgttggtttgtttggattggtcTTTATTTCCctaaatatatttgcttacatcatcattacaatttccaacacacctttttaccttttcaattacctttttatctcacatacatcacatcacaaaaagtgctacagtaaaaatatctcaaataacttacaatccaaacaactaATTAGATGTATCTTAAATTTAAACTCTAGGGagagtgtttggataggagattatttgaaatattaattgaaataattactgtagcactttttgtgatgtgatgtatgtgagataaaaaaataattaaaaaaataaaaaaacgtgTTAAAAATTGTATTTGTGATGTAAGTAAATAATTTCTGACCATTATTTATGTGAATCTGCGTTGTTAATCGAATGTGCTGAATCGCAAACCGATCAGGTATTTAGTCCGAGTAATAGTTAAAACCCACTGTGTCAAAATTTGGTCAAATCCGCTTTTTGTCTATCAAAGATTAGGTTCAATCAAGAATTGGTAAAagttgataataaaaaaaaaaaatagatttttttgaTCGGGATCAATCAAGAATCGGTAAAAATCGATTTTTTCCCCCATTTTGCCTCTTTGATTTTTTCCCCCCTTTGACTGTTCCAAACGAACCTTCACTGATTTTGCTTTGCTAGTAGCAAGAAGCATTTCCTCCATTTTtgtgctgattttttttttttttttgtgccttCTGACTTAATTGCATCCGTTACTACATAACCAAACAGCAGCCTTGGTGCGAGTTTGTCTCCATGTCCTTGTCTCACAAAGCCACCATGACAGATAAATCCTTAAGAtcaataagaagaaaaaaaaaagagatagagagaaaagaggagagagacattaaacaagagagagaagatTTCATAACTTTGTGTGCGTGTATGTGTGAGAGGGTGTGCGTGATTTTGTTAAAAGAAACTTACTGATAGCTTGGAGTTGCAAGGACATAAGAAAATCACAAGATTTGGGCTTCATTATTTAACGGTTTTGAGTGCCCTAAAAACTTTTGATATTCTACTTTGACCAactaattcaagaaattataAATTGGACCAtagatatttaaaaaaaaatgtttctagccctaatttctggaatttttgaaaatcaattatttGCATTAGTTATAAACTCATCAAATAAGTTGAGTCAATGGTaatttatatttgttttattttatggaTAATTAAAACATGATGATATCATCCGATTAGATTCCGACTCAATCGATAGAATTCATTGATCTCGAATCTTTGATTTTAGCTAAGTCAATGTCCGATCTGAGTTTAAAAACATAACCACAAAGTAAAATAGCAGTGAGAGTACATAGAGTGTGAAGAGATCTTTTACCAAATGAGAGGATTGATTATTTATGGCCAATCAAATAGAACCCATTGCTAAGCAACGTTTGTAGAATTCAGAAACATGGTAGAGGCAGTTGCCTAAAGGTTGGCAGCCATGAtttgacttaaaaaaaaaatgtaagagccaaatcacattttataaatcaattttaaaatcatATTTGAGTCCTATGAATCTCGAACAAATGAGGTTACCTCTTGTACGTTTGAATAAAAATTGCCCCAACAATTTTCCCGGTTGGTAACAATAGTGTTTCATCGGGGCATGTCACATATGGCAATAAGTGTCGAATTCGTACAGTGTCATGGTCTCGAATTGACATGTAAATGCGGTACAGCTACATCTCTCATTAGGACGAGCTTGAGGCAATGACTAGGATGATGGGGCATGCGTAATTACAATCGTCGGTCAACAAAAATTtcccacaaatttttttttttaccgtcAAGCCAAGTACAAATTAGCCTAATTGAATTTGCATGACATATGATTCAATTGCATGTCCGACCTTGAGTGAGGATCGACATTGACAAATGGGATGGtacaattttgaaaaagaaaactgaCGAAATTCTGTAATTATGGCCAAAATCAAGATAGAACACAAgaggaggttttttttttttttagtctatCCTAATCTATGGGGGAGGGGGAGCCCAAGGAGGCTGGGGAAGGGGGTAAGTGGATATATAGACTCAACTAAATTAAAGGAGTGCTATGATAcaattcttaaattttttttcgcTGCAAGTGAGGTTTGAATTCTCACCTACAGCCCAAGAAGGGACTtaagcctctctctctctctggtggCCACTGCGCTATCGGCCCAGTGGTTTAGAACACAAGAGGAGGTTAGTTAGTGTGATTTGataaacacataaaacaatTTGATATGTGGTCTTGCGTTGAAGTTAATATATACCAAACGTCATCATTCATATATTGACAAAGTTTAAGTGCGATTAGATTTGTTGGCAactgcaataataataatacaactttattttatgcctttctttcAAACCACTAAAGTAAGGGGAAACTATCTATCTAGATTTCCACCTCGCATAATTACAAAGCTTAATTTCAAATCTTGTCAAATCATGACTAACAACACATTTTCTTCCCTCttaataacaaaagaaaaggtatAATGACAATAATGTTTTGATATCTCTAACCACCGGTGTCCATCTGGGTTGATTTTGTCAGCAGCAACACTTGCACAATCCGAGGCAGGAAACTTGGATGGCTGCCTAGGTATTAGTAGTATTGTTCCAGTGCAAAGTAAACCTGCTCTGACTGCAAATGCTTCGATCAACGCTCCTTTGCTCTAAAAGGAATAGCCGGCCCAAGTAGCTGCAAGCATCCCAAGGTTTGATTCCAGCCAAGCCACCACTCCAAGTCCAGATTTTCTTCTACATTATTGATCCAAAGCTGCATCAGTATTTTTTGCGATGATCTAATTCATTTTGGGATCTAACTTGTTGTTTGCCTGGagggattttttttgtttttggagggggaggggggggggggttctaTCAAGTCCTCCTCCCATGATCCTTGTCCTTGCTAGGCCTCCATGGGTTCTACCATTCTTCCACAGCTTTCTTGGATATGATATACAACCTCGgcattgaagaattttttttttttttttttttggcataagATATTACCAAAATTGCTCAACAACCAGAATAAAGGCGTGCCTTACCAAGATAGGATCAAGCTTCTCTTGACCTAACTAATTAAACCAGCCTTATGACCCAAGAAACAACATCATCATCGTCGTACTACTTGCACTCAAAGGCGCGGTCATCAGTTTGGTTAAAAATCGCAGACAGCTCAAGCATCTATATATTTGCAAGTGCGGGTGTGACATCAAAGGCGTGGTTTGTGAAGTTAAACCTCCAGAGTTACGTACGTACGTGGACACCAACCTTTCCTTAAGTTATGGAATAATTGTGTACACCACCgctttattttcttgaaattacaTTGGCTTTCTCCCAATTATGTATAATTCTGTTTTACTACTCCCGCTGTctcattttttttgttgctttttgAAAATCAACTTTTTAACAAAAGTGTTCTGACTGTgatatttatatttttcaaaattcaaattttaaatttgaatgtaatatatatatatatatttatatatgaataaaagCAGACATAATATCGAGAACAGAAACTAGAGATGGTTTTAACTTTTATAATACG
Protein-coding regions in this window:
- the LOC113712100 gene encoding glucuronoxylan 4-O-methyltransferase 1-like, with amino-acid sequence MRPKTQYPTGLKLILICLLGLLLLFLVLRSSFSSSQLQNSSLISAIYPSNIIASSSSPETSQEQSQSSTATTSNDCPPTETLVPTCTKISPSLANAIVHYATLNITPQQTFKEISVSLRVLEKKSPCNFLVFGLGHDSLMWTALNHGGRTVFLEEDKSWIEQVQRQLPNLESYHVTYDTKVTQADEIMEVGMREDCKVVGDPRFSKCGLALKGFPSEVYDMEWDLIMVDAPTGWHDEAPGRMTAIYTAGLMARNRESGETDVFVHDVDRDVEDKFSKTFLCEGYLREQEGRIRHFTIPSHRARLGRPFCP